A stretch of the Hydra vulgaris chromosome 09, alternate assembly HydraT2T_AEP genome encodes the following:
- the LOC100202705 gene encoding poly(ADP-ribose) glycohydrolase isoform X4 produces MSEKGSADTAKRKKQHIKSTVNNKEHKESFSTENMSAFEESEAEKILSMILVDGNKEAIEISGVQHLNAKVDIPNYFNRMPCCSRTLPHLKPSDNHSILFDVHSLGNKAPQPYPEYYKDYWDRTHVRMPCSDENLYPTSDKKIQKRWDLIEEALLKGFQTSKDLEDAVLKYNHHYKNKWNFEAWHSYCNIYLDDRGRDYLFKKLLPSMVRLALQLPNIVTQSPKLLQKGRNQSLTFSQKQISCLLANAFFCTYPRRNSLKTSDCFGYPDINFSKLFRGVKDVVNCVKTEKLKAILNYFGCVIDEVKCGTVTYTRKILSPTDEPDWKECNSLFIDIHVSSVGNIEDNADGLTQVDFANRMIGGGVVGEGCVQEEIRFLICPELILARLFTEKLEPNESLLITGVERFSTYSGYAQTFKYRGRFNDLTPADRWGRRYSQVLAIDAHVFHCYSDQFKKSSLKRELNKAFCGFLEKDIQKNELPAIATGNWGCGAFGGDIYLKALLQLMAASNASRNIVYFTFGDEKFANELTEIHKFIQENSLTVGNLWSMLLRYRQDLKDSHIQLYPYIKDFFKGVSKNISSIEISFSGEEDNLEMRGIPCEIPDDMESNSPEYAAETP; encoded by the coding sequence aatcaaCTGTTAATAATAAAGAACACAAAGAAAGTTTCTCAACTGAAAATATGTCAGCATTTGAAGAGTCAGAAGCAGAGAAAATTCTTTCCAtgattttagttgatggaaatAAAGAGGCTATTGAAATATCTGGAGTTCAACATTTGAATGCGAAAGTTGATATTCCAAACTATTTTAACCGTATGCCTTGTTGCAGTAGAACATTACCTCACCTTAAACCTTCTGATAATCATTCAATTTTGTTTGATGTTCATTCATTAGGTAATAAAGCTCCACAACCTTATCCTGaatattataaagattattGGGATAGAACTCATGTCAGAATGCCTTGTTCTGATGAAAATCTCTATCCTACATctgacaaaaaaattcaaaagcgATGGGATTTAATTGAAGAAGCACTGTTAAAAGGATTTCAAACATCAAAAGATCTTGAAGATGCAGTCTTAAAATATAATcatcattacaaaaataaatggaatTTTGAAGCTTGGCATAGCTATTGCAATATTTATCTTGATGACAGAGGAAGagattatttgtttaaaaaattgttaccgAGTATGGTTAGATTAGCTTTGCAACTTCCAAATATAGTTACACAGTCGCCAAAGTTACTACAAAAAGGTAGAAATCAAAGTTTGACATTTTCTCAAAAGCAAATATCATGTCTCCTTGccaatgcttttttttgtaCTTATCCACGAAgaaattcattaaaaacatCAGACTGTTTTGGATATCCTGATATTAATTTTAGCAAATTGTTTCGAGGTGTTAAAGATGTAGTTAATTGTGTTAAAACTGAAaagttaaaagctattttaaattattttggcTGTGTAATTGATGAAGTAAAGTGTGGGACTGTTACTTATACAAGAAAAATTCTATCACCAACAGATGAGCCTGACTGGAAAGAGTGTAATTCACTTTTTATAGATATCCATGTTAGTTCTGTTGGAAACATTGAAGATAATGCTGATGGTTTAACACAAGTTGATTTTGCAAATCGAATGATAGGAGGTGGCGTGGTAGGTGAAGGTTGTGTTCAAGAAGaaattcgttttttaatttgtccTGAACTTATTCTAGCAAGACTTTTTACAGAAAAGTTAGAACCAAATGAAAGTTTACTTATAACTGGTGTTGAAAGGTTCAGTACCTATTCTGGTTATGCTCAGACATTTAAGTACAGAGGAAGGTTTAATGATCTTACCCCAGCAGACAGATGGGGAAGACGTTATTCACAAGTTTTAGCAATTGATGCACATGTGTTTCACTGTTATtctgatcaatttaaaaaaagttctttaaaaagggagttaaataaagcattttgtGGATTTTTAGAAAaggatattcaaaaaaatgagcTACCTGCTATTGCAACTGGAAATTGGGGTTGTGGAGCATTCGGTGGtgacatttatttaaaagcattgcTTCAGTTAATGGCAGCTTCAAATGCTAGCagaaatatagtttattttacatttggtGACGAGAAGTTTGCAAATGAACTTACTGAAATTCACAAGTTTATACAGGAGAATTCATTAACTGTGGGAAATTTATGGAGTATGCTTTTGCGCTATAGACAAGACTTAAAAGACTCTCATATTCAACTTTATCCTTAcataaaagatttctttaaaggTGTTTCGAAAAACATTTCAAGTATTGAGATTTCATTTTCTGGAGAAGAAGATAATTTAGAAATGAGAGGAATTCCATGTGAAATTCCTGATGATATGGAATCAAATTCGCCGGAATATGCAGCAGAAActccataa
- the LOC100202705 gene encoding poly(ADP-ribose) glycohydrolase isoform X3, with protein MSEKGSADTAKRKKQHISISDYFSKRKKVSLEESTVNNKEHKESFSTENMSAFEESEAEKILSMILVDGNKEAIEISGVQHLNAKVDIPNYFNRMPCCSRTLPHLKPSDNHSILFDVHSLGNKAPQPYPEYYKDYWDRTHVRMPCSDENLYPTSDKKIQKRWDLIEEALLKGFQTSKDLEDAVLKYNHHYKNKWNFEAWHSYCNIYLDDRGRDYLFKKLLPSMVRLALQLPNIVTQSPKLLQKGRNQSLTFSQKQISCLLANAFFCTYPRRNSLKTSDCFGYPDINFSKLFRGVKDVVNCVKTEKLKAILNYFGCVIDEVKCGTVTYTRKILSPTDEPDWKECNSLFIDIHVSSVGNIEDNADGLTQVDFANRMIGGGVVGEGCVQEEIRFLICPELILARLFTEKLEPNESLLITGVERFSTYSGYAQTFKYRGRFNDLTPADRWGRRYSQVLAIDAHVFHCYSDQFKKSSLKRELNKAFCGFLEKDIQKNELPAIATGNWGCGAFGGDIYLKALLQLMAASNASRNIVYFTFGDEKFANELTEIHKFIQENSLTVGNLWSMLLRYRQDLKDSHIQLYPYIKDFFKGVSKNISSIEISFSGEEDNLEMRGIPCEIPDDMESNSPEYAAETP; from the coding sequence aatcaaCTGTTAATAATAAAGAACACAAAGAAAGTTTCTCAACTGAAAATATGTCAGCATTTGAAGAGTCAGAAGCAGAGAAAATTCTTTCCAtgattttagttgatggaaatAAAGAGGCTATTGAAATATCTGGAGTTCAACATTTGAATGCGAAAGTTGATATTCCAAACTATTTTAACCGTATGCCTTGTTGCAGTAGAACATTACCTCACCTTAAACCTTCTGATAATCATTCAATTTTGTTTGATGTTCATTCATTAGGTAATAAAGCTCCACAACCTTATCCTGaatattataaagattattGGGATAGAACTCATGTCAGAATGCCTTGTTCTGATGAAAATCTCTATCCTACATctgacaaaaaaattcaaaagcgATGGGATTTAATTGAAGAAGCACTGTTAAAAGGATTTCAAACATCAAAAGATCTTGAAGATGCAGTCTTAAAATATAATcatcattacaaaaataaatggaatTTTGAAGCTTGGCATAGCTATTGCAATATTTATCTTGATGACAGAGGAAGagattatttgtttaaaaaattgttaccgAGTATGGTTAGATTAGCTTTGCAACTTCCAAATATAGTTACACAGTCGCCAAAGTTACTACAAAAAGGTAGAAATCAAAGTTTGACATTTTCTCAAAAGCAAATATCATGTCTCCTTGccaatgcttttttttgtaCTTATCCACGAAgaaattcattaaaaacatCAGACTGTTTTGGATATCCTGATATTAATTTTAGCAAATTGTTTCGAGGTGTTAAAGATGTAGTTAATTGTGTTAAAACTGAAaagttaaaagctattttaaattattttggcTGTGTAATTGATGAAGTAAAGTGTGGGACTGTTACTTATACAAGAAAAATTCTATCACCAACAGATGAGCCTGACTGGAAAGAGTGTAATTCACTTTTTATAGATATCCATGTTAGTTCTGTTGGAAACATTGAAGATAATGCTGATGGTTTAACACAAGTTGATTTTGCAAATCGAATGATAGGAGGTGGCGTGGTAGGTGAAGGTTGTGTTCAAGAAGaaattcgttttttaatttgtccTGAACTTATTCTAGCAAGACTTTTTACAGAAAAGTTAGAACCAAATGAAAGTTTACTTATAACTGGTGTTGAAAGGTTCAGTACCTATTCTGGTTATGCTCAGACATTTAAGTACAGAGGAAGGTTTAATGATCTTACCCCAGCAGACAGATGGGGAAGACGTTATTCACAAGTTTTAGCAATTGATGCACATGTGTTTCACTGTTATtctgatcaatttaaaaaaagttctttaaaaagggagttaaataaagcattttgtGGATTTTTAGAAAaggatattcaaaaaaatgagcTACCTGCTATTGCAACTGGAAATTGGGGTTGTGGAGCATTCGGTGGtgacatttatttaaaagcattgcTTCAGTTAATGGCAGCTTCAAATGCTAGCagaaatatagtttattttacatttggtGACGAGAAGTTTGCAAATGAACTTACTGAAATTCACAAGTTTATACAGGAGAATTCATTAACTGTGGGAAATTTATGGAGTATGCTTTTGCGCTATAGACAAGACTTAAAAGACTCTCATATTCAACTTTATCCTTAcataaaagatttctttaaaggTGTTTCGAAAAACATTTCAAGTATTGAGATTTCATTTTCTGGAGAAGAAGATAATTTAGAAATGAGAGGAATTCCATGTGAAATTCCTGATGATATGGAATCAAATTCGCCGGAATATGCAGCAGAAActccataa